A window of the Myxococcales bacterium genome harbors these coding sequences:
- a CDS encoding aminotransferase class IV, with protein sequence MASIDGEVTPLARAAIPVTDRGLLFGDHVFEIARAQRAWLVDGDAHLARLARSAAACGLPPPAAALGAWIAATIDAAAEPAAVARVIWTAGDGTAVRRRRAQPGRAVVLVEPFTPSPSVGVRLVTRTVERCGRTGALVPAGAKTGSYLASVLALAAADAVGADDALLVDPDDRVLETATSNVAIVEGGRVTIADGPVLLGVTAARLVQLLSADGVAIARGLVTRARLDRADEVFTTSSRRGVTAVLAIDGAVKGFGPTTRRAIDRYDGWITSGRAGPPLAL encoded by the coding sequence ATGGCGTCGATCGATGGCGAGGTCACGCCGCTGGCGCGGGCCGCGATCCCGGTGACCGACCGCGGCCTCTTGTTCGGCGACCACGTCTTCGAGATCGCGCGCGCCCAGCGGGCGTGGCTCGTCGACGGCGACGCCCACCTCGCCCGCCTGGCGAGGTCAGCGGCGGCGTGCGGCCTGCCTCCGCCGGCCGCGGCCCTGGGCGCCTGGATCGCCGCGACGATCGACGCCGCGGCCGAGCCCGCCGCGGTGGCGCGGGTGATCTGGACCGCCGGCGACGGCACCGCGGTCCGGCGCCGGCGCGCGCAGCCCGGGCGCGCGGTCGTGCTCGTCGAGCCGTTCACGCCCAGCCCGAGCGTCGGCGTGCGGCTGGTGACCCGGACCGTCGAGCGCTGCGGGCGCACCGGCGCGCTCGTCCCGGCCGGCGCCAAGACCGGGAGTTACCTGGCGAGCGTGCTGGCCCTCGCGGCGGCCGACGCGGTCGGCGCCGACGACGCGCTGCTGGTGGATCCCGACGACCGCGTGCTCGAGACCGCGACGTCGAACGTGGCGATCGTCGAGGGTGGCCGCGTGACGATCGCCGACGGGCCCGTGCTGCTCGGCGTCACCGCCGCCCGGCTGGTCCAGCTGCTGTCCGCGGACGGCGTCGCGATCGCGCGTGGGTTGGTCACGCGGGCGCGGCTCGATCGGGCCGACGAGGTGTTCACGACCAGCAGCCGCCGCGGCGTCACGGCCGTCCTCGCGATCGATGGCGCCGTCAAGGGCTTCGGCCCGACCACCCGTCGCGCGATCGATCGGTACGACGGGTGGATCACCAGCGGCCGTGCGGGGCCGCCGCTCGCGCTATAG
- a CDS encoding cyclic nucleotide-binding domain-containing protein yields MARRDARQVRDEAARAAAEGKHRKAVECYLELERLEPSEPNWPKRAAESYRRLDREREAVAAYERAIERYVQGGFMVQAIAVCKVILSLEPGHDSAKRRLATMSEQQDAGRSQAGALADRHLSLHGLPVVEMLRASEPTRGRPTTTPPSVSFVRPAVQAPPPEPATSATATATEGEFTLDGTEEPRDAVEEDGRERSGSHITIDRGAPLDSVALATVMPGAEAEVDDRGESSGIMVIPIDDEPFEDGPSIEIFSSLVAGEGDSDAGIEIEHGDDPEELSIDDLEEVPLLAEPKAYSESARKALAATPLFASLSSAALESLIERLALVDLVDGDTLFRQGDAGTTLYVVVDGEVAVVSEGPPRIEVSRLGPGAFFGEVALVTEQPRSATIEATATTQLLAIDRDVIAALVSDHADVLPVILRFLRERLVDRLVQTHPLFAPFADADRRYLVSRFKFLEIEPGTTITQQGVKAQGLYALLAGQVDVLRDNAPIAALGPGELIGETSLLSGEPSQITVRTRPKCLALCLPATDFREIIMTHPQVLSYIGELVEERERNFASRISASTRAKMV; encoded by the coding sequence ATGGCCCGCCGTGACGCCCGCCAGGTCCGCGACGAAGCCGCACGTGCGGCCGCCGAGGGCAAGCACCGCAAGGCGGTCGAGTGCTACCTCGAGCTCGAGCGCCTCGAGCCGAGCGAGCCCAACTGGCCCAAGCGGGCGGCGGAGAGCTACCGCCGGCTCGATCGTGAGCGCGAGGCGGTCGCCGCCTACGAGCGCGCGATCGAGCGCTACGTCCAGGGCGGCTTCATGGTCCAGGCGATCGCGGTGTGCAAGGTGATCCTGTCGCTCGAGCCGGGGCACGACAGCGCCAAGCGTCGGCTCGCGACGATGAGCGAGCAGCAAGACGCCGGCCGGTCCCAGGCCGGGGCGCTGGCCGATCGCCACCTGTCGCTGCACGGCCTGCCGGTGGTCGAGATGCTGCGCGCCAGCGAGCCGACGCGCGGCCGCCCCACGACGACCCCGCCGTCGGTGTCGTTCGTCCGCCCCGCGGTCCAGGCGCCGCCGCCCGAGCCCGCCACGTCCGCGACCGCGACCGCGACCGAGGGCGAGTTCACCCTCGACGGCACCGAGGAGCCCCGCGACGCCGTCGAGGAGGACGGCCGCGAGCGCTCGGGGTCGCACATCACGATCGATCGCGGCGCGCCGCTCGACTCGGTGGCGCTGGCCACGGTCATGCCGGGCGCCGAGGCCGAGGTCGACGATCGCGGCGAGTCGTCCGGCATCATGGTCATCCCGATCGACGACGAGCCGTTCGAGGATGGCCCGTCGATCGAGATCTTCTCGTCGCTCGTGGCCGGCGAGGGCGACAGCGACGCCGGCATCGAGATCGAGCACGGCGACGACCCCGAGGAGCTGTCGATCGACGACCTCGAGGAGGTGCCGCTCCTGGCCGAGCCGAAGGCGTACTCGGAGTCGGCCCGCAAGGCGCTGGCGGCGACGCCGCTGTTCGCGAGCCTGTCGTCGGCAGCGCTCGAGTCGCTGATCGAGCGGCTGGCGCTGGTCGATCTCGTCGACGGCGACACGCTGTTCCGCCAGGGGGACGCCGGCACGACGCTGTACGTCGTGGTCGACGGCGAGGTCGCGGTCGTCAGCGAGGGGCCGCCGCGGATCGAGGTGTCGCGGCTCGGCCCCGGCGCCTTCTTCGGCGAGGTCGCGCTGGTGACCGAGCAGCCGCGGTCGGCGACGATCGAGGCCACCGCGACCACGCAGCTGCTCGCGATCGATCGCGACGTGATCGCGGCGCTGGTGTCGGACCACGCCGACGTGCTGCCGGTGATCCTGCGGTTCCTGCGCGAGCGGCTGGTCGACCGGCTGGTGCAGACCCACCCCCTGTTCGCGCCGTTCGCTGACGCTGATCGGCGGTACCTGGTCAGCCGCTTCAAGTTCCTCGAGATCGAGCCCGGCACGACGATCACGCAGCAGGGCGTCAAGGCCCAGGGCCTGTACGCGCTGCTGGCGGGGCAGGTCGACGTGCTGCGCGACAACGCGCCGATCGCCGCGCTCGGGCCGGGTGAGCTGATCGGCGAGACCTCGCTCCTGTCCGGGGAGCCGAGCCAGATCACGGTGCGGACCCGACCCAAGTGCCTGGCGCTGTGCCTGCCGGCGACCGACTTCCGCGAGATCATCATGACCCACCCGCAGGTGCTCTCGTACATCGGCGAGCTGGTCGAGGAGCGCGAGCGCAACTTCGCGTCCCGGATCTCGGCCAGCACCCGCGCCAAGATGGTGTGA
- a CDS encoding AgmX/PglI C-terminal domain-containing protein has product MLDTLLQTDVRTQLGKFTGLPGEKKAGGMGYGKGDGTGVGDELGGTGTTRGGKGNGPGGGGSAEGDFVSHGKIDTGETRAPKGAGGTGSGVKEVAVVGTGSASGDFGGLTREEIDKVVKSRAGLIKSCYQRELDKTKGIGGKLVVNFSIAPGGDVTRQKVDSGKSSLHNASVEDCVLRQIAKLKFPAKGGGVVNYPFIFSQG; this is encoded by the coding sequence GTGCTCGACACGCTGCTGCAGACCGATGTCCGCACGCAGCTCGGCAAGTTCACCGGCCTGCCCGGCGAGAAGAAGGCCGGCGGCATGGGCTACGGCAAGGGCGACGGCACCGGCGTCGGCGACGAGCTCGGCGGCACCGGCACCACCCGCGGCGGCAAGGGCAACGGCCCCGGCGGCGGCGGCTCGGCCGAGGGCGACTTCGTCAGCCACGGCAAGATCGACACCGGCGAGACCCGCGCGCCCAAGGGCGCGGGCGGCACCGGCAGCGGCGTCAAGGAGGTCGCGGTGGTCGGCACGGGCTCGGCGAGCGGCGACTTCGGCGGCCTGACCCGCGAGGAGATCGACAAGGTCGTGAAGTCGCGCGCCGGGCTGATCAAGTCCTGCTACCAGCGCGAGCTCGACAAGACCAAGGGCATCGGCGGCAAGCTGGTCGTGAACTTCTCGATCGCCCCCGGCGGCGACGTGACCCGCCAGAAGGTCGACTCCGGCAAGAGCTCGCTCCACAACGCCTCGGTCGAGGACTGCGTGCTGCGTCAGATCGCCAAGCTCAAGTTCCCGGCCAAGGGCGGCGGCGTCGTCAACTACCCGTTCATCTTCTCGCAAGGCTGA
- a CDS encoding tetratricopeptide repeat protein yields MRRALIALALVAACGGSSATRRIQTTGTKAPKVVLDPVKPEARREFDGAMRALRLGGPEAPETAKARLAAAVEIDGKLWEGWHDLGVLRGNDGDDDGAVTAFDKALAVNPNHAPTRVARSEVLRRLGRTKDARADYEQVLRESDPDDPLRRDAAARLASLLRDSGSYDDAIDVLRDTLRVSGANARIYTELGLLYLAQGREELAVLVVRRAIELDEKDPAAYNALALLYLRQGKAQEAFDRFDYATSLDPGYLDARFNKASVLLDAGDYVRAKAELDVIVGKRTDDWGARVALGVALRGQKDFDQAKKAWQTVVDKAPRRSRARGDALWNLATLKADFLEDVPGAKADLERFLQDAGSGHPKRVAAEQKRKELGL; encoded by the coding sequence ATGAGGCGCGCCCTGATCGCGCTGGCGCTGGTGGCCGCGTGCGGCGGCAGCAGCGCCACCCGACGCATCCAGACCACCGGCACGAAGGCGCCGAAGGTCGTGCTCGACCCGGTCAAGCCCGAGGCCCGGCGCGAGTTCGACGGCGCCATGCGCGCGCTGCGCCTGGGCGGCCCCGAGGCGCCCGAGACCGCCAAGGCCCGGCTCGCGGCGGCGGTCGAGATCGACGGCAAGCTGTGGGAGGGCTGGCACGACCTCGGCGTGCTGCGCGGCAACGACGGCGACGACGACGGCGCCGTGACCGCGTTCGACAAGGCGCTCGCCGTCAACCCCAACCACGCCCCGACCCGGGTCGCCCGGTCCGAGGTGCTGCGCCGGCTCGGACGCACCAAGGACGCGCGCGCCGACTACGAGCAGGTCCTGCGCGAGAGCGACCCCGACGATCCGCTGCGGCGCGACGCGGCCGCCCGGCTCGCGTCGCTCCTGCGCGACAGCGGCAGCTACGACGACGCGATCGACGTGCTGCGCGACACGCTGCGCGTGTCCGGCGCCAACGCTCGCATCTACACCGAGCTCGGGCTCCTGTACCTCGCCCAGGGCCGCGAGGAGCTGGCGGTGCTGGTCGTGCGCCGCGCCATCGAGCTCGACGAGAAGGATCCGGCCGCCTACAACGCGCTCGCCCTGCTCTACCTGCGCCAGGGCAAGGCCCAGGAGGCGTTCGATCGGTTCGACTACGCGACCTCGCTCGATCCCGGCTACCTCGACGCGCGCTTCAACAAGGCCAGCGTGCTGCTCGACGCCGGCGACTACGTCCGCGCCAAGGCCGAGCTCGACGTGATCGTCGGCAAGCGCACCGACGACTGGGGCGCCCGCGTGGCCCTGGGCGTGGCGCTGCGCGGGCAGAAAGACTTCGACCAGGCGAAGAAGGCGTGGCAGACCGTCGTGGACAAGGCGCCGCGACGGTCCCGCGCCCGCGGCGACGCGCTGTGGAACCTCGCGACGCTCAAGGCCGACTTTCTCGAGGACGTCCCCGGCGCCAAGGCCGATCTGGAGCGATTCCTGCAAGACGCTGGGTCGGGGCACCCGAAGCGAGTGGCCGCCGAGCAGAAGCGCAAGGAGTTAGGCTTGTGA
- a CDS encoding tetratricopeptide repeat protein, which translates to MIRRALFGAAVAVGLAAAAPEAGAQVAEVNLDRGPTSELYLRKRPPVPEAPVLDAELQKLLTSTQKQRDERRLEAIGLLREFLAGNPEGDAQADGLFKLAELLWEEARRTYLVAMDGYERDLERCKTSTDCKTEPPEPRIELAESAGMYQQILDHHPTFRRTDLVLYLVGFAAKEAGREDDAMARFQDVIERFPASPLYGDAWMMVGEHHFAAGAWDKARSAYQNILTDKRSATYDLALFKTAWCDWKLGEPELAAKRFKEVLDLAVEADRSGSASQQRRRAGLRDEALEYLVIVFTEDRAISAKEVFDFLASIGGERYSRDVLIKVADAYLAQAEYDRAVDTYKFLIAMEPDALGAAAYQRLIVETWASALDQPESLAAAKILVDTYGPGTAWAKAQRNRDGLNRSLGASEELLRTLAKNLHADAQAREKGAKPPKRPAEPTAADDAKYRAFLDKNGLTAAYRQATAGYALYLSAFADAPGAAELRFFRAQILLLKLYDYEAAGDEFLAVGKTAPVGKYHKDALLAGMAAFEKARPADTAGKRELVEVDKKFAEAVDLYATLFPADPELVDVIFKNGQRFYDYGNYDEAIKRFGVIVTKYPDHPDAGPAGDRILAALGKAEDFENIEDWARRLKSAKAFAAPAEQERLDRLIVESIIGSGEKYKKASKFEQAAGFYLRVPKEFPKHKLAATSMMNAGVMFEEAKEPEKAADVYLELAASYKTAPEAEKAAFAAGQVYERVAYFDRAAEAYEVLIKDFPSSAKAPDALYNAGVLRQALGQSDKAIAHYQAYAKRFADRKDAPEVAFRIGVVYEEAGDDGRADAAYRGYAKSYRDNVRRVLEAHVRSARTSLALGQWKRADSELDDAARTYKRLEGKDRAATKTWAAEGRYLQGELALREYEKVGLDVKPKLLQKTLKKKSELLGKAQTIYLSVVDYEDLKWATASLYRVGQIYDSFAEALRTAPTPNGLSPAEADAYREALDSYVLDIEEKAIELYEAGYGKAIKMQVYDAYTKKIREALGRLSSQQYPPERESRSDVRSGDRPLSGELIDEVSR; encoded by the coding sequence ATGATCCGGCGCGCGCTGTTCGGCGCCGCGGTGGCCGTGGGCCTGGCCGCGGCCGCGCCCGAGGCCGGCGCCCAGGTGGCCGAGGTCAACCTCGATCGCGGGCCGACCTCGGAGCTGTACCTGCGCAAGCGGCCGCCGGTGCCCGAGGCGCCGGTGCTCGACGCCGAGCTCCAGAAGCTCCTGACGTCGACCCAGAAGCAGCGCGACGAGCGCCGGCTCGAGGCCATCGGCCTCTTGCGCGAGTTCCTCGCCGGCAACCCCGAGGGCGACGCCCAGGCCGACGGCCTGTTCAAGCTCGCCGAGCTCCTGTGGGAGGAGGCCCGCCGCACCTACCTGGTCGCGATGGACGGGTACGAGCGCGACCTCGAGCGCTGCAAGACCTCGACCGACTGCAAGACCGAGCCGCCGGAGCCGCGCATCGAGCTGGCCGAGAGCGCCGGCATGTACCAGCAGATCCTCGATCACCACCCGACGTTCCGGCGCACCGATCTGGTCCTGTACCTGGTCGGCTTCGCCGCGAAGGAGGCCGGGCGCGAGGACGACGCGATGGCCCGGTTCCAGGACGTCATCGAGCGCTTCCCGGCGTCGCCGCTCTACGGCGACGCCTGGATGATGGTCGGCGAGCACCACTTCGCCGCCGGCGCCTGGGACAAGGCCCGCTCGGCCTACCAGAACATCCTGACCGACAAGCGCTCCGCCACGTACGACCTCGCGCTGTTCAAGACCGCGTGGTGCGACTGGAAGCTGGGCGAGCCCGAGCTGGCCGCCAAGCGCTTCAAGGAGGTGCTCGACCTCGCGGTCGAGGCCGATCGCTCGGGCTCGGCGTCGCAGCAGCGCCGCCGCGCCGGCCTGCGCGACGAGGCCCTCGAGTACCTGGTGATCGTCTTCACCGAGGACCGCGCCATCTCGGCCAAGGAGGTGTTCGACTTCCTCGCCTCGATCGGCGGCGAGCGCTACTCGCGCGACGTGCTCATCAAGGTCGCCGACGCGTACCTGGCCCAGGCCGAGTACGACCGCGCCGTCGACACGTACAAGTTCCTGATCGCGATGGAGCCCGACGCGCTCGGCGCCGCCGCCTACCAGCGCCTGATCGTCGAGACCTGGGCCTCGGCGCTCGATCAGCCGGAGTCGCTGGCCGCCGCCAAGATCCTGGTCGACACCTACGGTCCCGGCACCGCGTGGGCCAAGGCCCAGCGCAACCGCGACGGCCTCAACCGCTCGCTGGGCGCCAGCGAGGAGCTCTTGCGCACGCTGGCCAAGAACCTCCACGCCGACGCCCAGGCCCGCGAGAAGGGCGCCAAGCCGCCCAAGCGCCCCGCCGAACCGACCGCCGCCGACGACGCCAAGTACCGCGCGTTCCTCGACAAGAACGGGCTCACCGCCGCCTACCGCCAGGCCACCGCTGGCTACGCGCTCTACCTCAGCGCGTTCGCCGACGCGCCCGGCGCCGCCGAGCTGCGGTTCTTCCGCGCGCAGATCCTGCTGCTCAAGCTCTACGACTACGAGGCCGCCGGCGACGAGTTCCTCGCGGTCGGCAAGACCGCGCCGGTCGGCAAGTACCACAAGGACGCCCTGCTCGCGGGCATGGCCGCGTTCGAGAAGGCGCGCCCGGCCGACACCGCCGGCAAGCGCGAGCTGGTCGAGGTCGACAAGAAGTTCGCCGAGGCCGTCGACCTGTACGCGACGCTGTTCCCGGCCGACCCCGAGCTGGTCGACGTCATCTTCAAGAACGGGCAGCGGTTCTACGACTACGGCAACTACGACGAGGCCATCAAGCGCTTCGGCGTGATCGTCACGAAGTACCCCGACCACCCCGACGCGGGGCCCGCCGGCGATCGCATCCTGGCCGCGCTCGGCAAGGCCGAGGACTTCGAGAACATCGAGGACTGGGCCCGGCGGCTCAAGAGCGCCAAGGCCTTCGCCGCGCCGGCCGAGCAGGAGCGGCTCGATCGCCTGATCGTCGAGTCGATCATCGGCTCGGGCGAGAAGTACAAGAAGGCGAGCAAGTTCGAGCAGGCCGCCGGCTTCTACCTGCGCGTGCCCAAGGAGTTCCCGAAGCACAAGCTCGCGGCGACCTCGATGATGAACGCCGGCGTCATGTTCGAGGAGGCCAAGGAGCCCGAGAAGGCCGCCGACGTCTACCTCGAGCTGGCCGCCAGCTACAAGACCGCGCCCGAGGCCGAGAAGGCCGCGTTCGCCGCCGGCCAGGTCTACGAGCGCGTCGCGTACTTCGACCGCGCCGCCGAGGCCTACGAGGTGCTGATCAAGGACTTCCCGAGCAGCGCCAAGGCCCCCGACGCGCTCTACAACGCCGGCGTGCTGCGTCAGGCCCTGGGCCAGAGCGACAAGGCGATCGCCCACTACCAGGCCTACGCCAAGCGCTTCGCCGACCGCAAGGACGCGCCCGAGGTCGCCTTCCGGATCGGCGTGGTCTACGAGGAGGCCGGGGACGACGGCCGCGCCGACGCCGCCTATCGCGGCTACGCCAAGTCGTACCGCGACAACGTCCGCCGCGTGCTCGAGGCCCACGTCCGGTCGGCCCGCACCTCGCTGGCGCTGGGCCAGTGGAAGCGCGCCGACAGCGAGCTCGACGACGCCGCCCGGACCTACAAGCGCCTCGAGGGCAAGGATCGCGCGGCCACCAAGACCTGGGCCGCCGAGGGCCGCTACCTGCAAGGCGAGCTGGCGCTGCGCGAGTACGAGAAGGTCGGGCTCGACGTGAAGCCCAAGCTCTTGCAGAAGACCCTGAAGAAGAAGTCCGAGCTGCTCGGCAAGGCCCAGACCATCTACCTGAGCGTCGTCGACTACGAGGACCTCAAGTGGGCGACCGCGTCGCTGTACCGGGTCGGGCAGATCTACGACAGCTTCGCCGAGGCGCTCCGGACCGCCCCGACGCCGAACGGCCTGTCGCCGGCCGAGGCCGACGCCTACCGCGAGGCCCTCGACAGCTACGTGCTCGACATCGAGGAGAAGGCCATCGAGCTGTACGAGGCCGGCTACGGCAAGGCCATCAAGATGCAAGTCTACGACGCCTACACCAAGAAGATCCGCGAGGCGCTGGGGCGGCTGTCGTCGCAGCAGTACCCGCCCGAGCGCGAGAGCCGCAGCGACGTGCGCTCCGGCGATCGCCCGCTGAGCGGCGAGCTGATCGACGAGGTGTCGCGATGA
- a CDS encoding outer membrane beta-barrel domain-containing protein — MKTLTPALVSLVVAVAAAAPARAEPKVTDERTTSMCVDREIADRLALKRKRRGAVDRLFVKQHRHELTALGGYYASDLFSGTWVLGGAYTFHMTDQTAVEFGGGVTHANADVIRAIEDERGVVLADDFAQVLYGESLLVWSPVYGKLRLGGSVARFDLHLDAGVGVVDSATSRGAMGVAGVGMKLFVGHAVALRLDARDRVYRQELLDERFLVNDTSVTFGFSMFLPFGN; from the coding sequence GTGAAGACGCTCACCCCTGCCCTGGTGTCCCTGGTCGTCGCGGTCGCCGCGGCCGCGCCCGCGCGCGCCGAGCCCAAGGTCACCGACGAGCGCACGACCTCGATGTGCGTCGATCGCGAGATCGCCGACCGGCTCGCGCTCAAGCGCAAGCGCCGGGGCGCGGTCGACCGGCTGTTCGTCAAGCAGCACCGGCACGAGCTGACCGCGCTCGGCGGCTACTACGCGTCGGATCTGTTCAGCGGCACCTGGGTCCTCGGCGGCGCCTACACGTTCCACATGACCGATCAGACCGCGGTCGAGTTCGGCGGCGGCGTCACCCACGCCAACGCCGACGTGATCCGCGCGATCGAGGACGAGCGCGGCGTGGTCCTGGCCGACGACTTCGCGCAGGTCCTGTACGGCGAGTCGCTGCTGGTGTGGAGCCCGGTCTACGGCAAGCTCCGCCTCGGCGGCTCGGTCGCCCGGTTCGATCTGCACCTCGACGCCGGCGTCGGCGTCGTCGACTCGGCCACCAGCCGCGGCGCCATGGGCGTGGCCGGGGTCGGGATGAAGCTGTTCGTCGGCCACGCGGTGGCGCTGCGCCTCGACGCCCGCGATCGCGTGTACCGGCAGGAGCTCCTCGACGAGCGCTTCCTGGTCAACGACACCTCGGTCACTTTCGGCTTCTCGATGTTCTTGCCGTTCGGGAACTGA
- a CDS encoding outer membrane beta-barrel domain-containing protein yields the protein MLRIRRGLVAMVGSALVVMATAPARADDPARAEADAAAAAATPSEAPLPSCLDQSIKDELGQTLRPRGVQKRAFTKRGHVELMARGGLYAGDLTSSSWIAGGAIGFWFTEDLGLELGFELTPVALDLDSPLADFFGDDRFEKGMGYLPLANLVWSPIHTKMKMGGDIVHGDFLVYAGGGRLIHDSVQGATFDAGFALELFTTSLLTVRFDARDVITVQEAAAETRLTNNLVASFALGLWIPTPL from the coding sequence GTGCTGCGCATCCGCAGGGGACTCGTCGCCATGGTCGGATCGGCGCTGGTGGTCATGGCCACCGCGCCCGCACGCGCCGACGACCCGGCGCGCGCGGAGGCCGACGCCGCCGCCGCCGCCGCGACGCCGTCGGAGGCGCCGTTGCCATCGTGCCTCGATCAGTCGATCAAGGACGAGCTCGGCCAGACGCTGCGGCCGCGCGGCGTCCAGAAGCGCGCGTTCACCAAGCGCGGCCACGTCGAGCTGATGGCCCGCGGCGGCCTCTACGCCGGCGACCTGACGTCGTCGTCGTGGATCGCGGGCGGCGCGATCGGGTTCTGGTTCACCGAGGATCTCGGCCTCGAGCTCGGCTTCGAGCTGACCCCGGTCGCGCTCGACCTCGACAGCCCGCTGGCCGACTTCTTCGGCGACGATCGGTTCGAGAAGGGCATGGGCTACCTGCCGCTGGCCAACCTGGTGTGGTCGCCGATCCACACCAAGATGAAGATGGGCGGCGACATCGTCCACGGCGACTTCCTGGTCTACGCCGGCGGCGGCCGCCTGATCCACGACAGCGTCCAGGGCGCGACCTTCGACGCCGGGTTCGCGCTCGAGCTGTTCACGACCAGCCTGCTGACGGTGCGCTTCGACGCGCGCGACGTGATCACGGTGCAGGAGGCCGCGGCCGAGACCCGCCTCACCAACAACCTGGTCGCCAGCTTCGCGCTGGGCCTGTGGATCCCCACCCCCCTGTGA
- a CDS encoding sigma 54-dependent Fis family transcriptional regulator, producing MDVLGGTRIRREATPATVNLRRCKLVVTKGTQRGTEFVVASDVLRVGKAPENDLVVSDETVSRVHFEIVRDAKGYLVRDLHSTNGTFLDGAEIKEAYLRAGSVVAAGAVELKFTPFEERIEILPSERETLGEMVGKSTAMREIFGLIERIAPTDATVLIEGETGTGKDMIARTLHLLSPRHAGPFVVVDCGAVAGTLIESELFGHEKGSFTGAVTTRQGAFELASGGTVFLDELGELSLDLQPKLLRVLEQRELRRVGGAKTLKVDLRVIAATRKDLRSEVEKGKFREDLYFRLNVVPITAPALRDRKDDVPALIDLFLTKLAPAGLPVPTLTDATRAALYAHDWPGNVRELRNVIERALALGSDPGALVAPLGGDLMRTASAGELVDFQAGQSFRDTKERWTEAFERRYLTWLLRRAEGNISKAARDADMDRKYLHKLLRKYGIGVEGPADD from the coding sequence ATGGATGTCCTGGGCGGAACCCGGATCCGCCGCGAGGCGACCCCGGCCACCGTCAACCTCCGGCGCTGCAAGCTGGTGGTCACGAAGGGCACCCAGCGCGGCACCGAGTTCGTGGTCGCCAGCGACGTGCTCCGGGTCGGCAAGGCGCCCGAGAACGATCTGGTGGTGTCCGACGAGACCGTCTCGCGCGTGCACTTCGAGATCGTCCGCGACGCCAAGGGCTACCTCGTCCGCGATCTGCACTCGACCAACGGCACGTTCCTCGACGGCGCCGAGATCAAGGAGGCGTACCTCCGGGCCGGGTCGGTGGTCGCGGCCGGCGCGGTCGAGCTGAAGTTCACGCCGTTCGAGGAGCGGATCGAGATCCTGCCGTCGGAGCGCGAGACCCTCGGCGAGATGGTCGGCAAGTCGACCGCGATGCGCGAGATCTTCGGGCTGATCGAGCGGATCGCGCCGACCGACGCGACCGTGCTGATCGAGGGCGAGACCGGCACCGGCAAGGACATGATCGCGCGCACGCTGCACCTGCTGTCGCCGCGGCACGCCGGCCCGTTCGTCGTCGTCGACTGCGGCGCGGTCGCGGGCACGCTGATCGAGAGCGAGCTGTTCGGCCACGAGAAGGGCTCGTTCACCGGCGCGGTCACGACCCGGCAGGGCGCGTTCGAGCTCGCGAGCGGCGGCACGGTCTTCCTCGACGAGCTCGGCGAGCTGTCGCTCGACCTCCAGCCCAAGCTCTTGCGCGTGCTCGAGCAGCGCGAGCTGCGCCGGGTCGGCGGCGCCAAGACGCTCAAGGTCGACCTGCGGGTGATCGCGGCGACCCGCAAGGATCTCCGCAGCGAGGTCGAGAAGGGCAAGTTCCGGGAGGACCTCTACTTCCGCCTCAACGTCGTCCCGATCACCGCGCCGGCCCTGCGCGACCGCAAGGACGACGTGCCGGCGCTGATCGATCTGTTCCTGACCAAGCTGGCGCCGGCCGGGCTGCCGGTGCCGACCCTGACCGACGCGACCCGGGCGGCGCTGTACGCCCACGACTGGCCGGGCAACGTGCGCGAGCTGCGCAACGTCATCGAGCGGGCGCTGGCGCTGGGCAGCGATCCCGGCGCGCTGGTGGCGCCGCTGGGCGGCGACCTGATGCGGACCGCGAGCGCCGGCGAGCTGGTCGACTTCCAGGCCGGGCAGTCGTTCCGCGACACCAAAGAGCGCTGGACCGAGGCGTTCGAGCGCCGCTACCTGACGTGGCTCCTGCGCCGGGCCGAGGGCAACATCTCCAAGGCCGCGCGCGACGCCGACATGGATCGGAAGTACTTGCATAAGCTCTTGCGCAAGTACGGCATCGGCGTCGAGGGCCCGGCCGACGACTAG